A genomic window from Indicator indicator isolate 239-I01 chromosome 10, UM_Iind_1.1, whole genome shotgun sequence includes:
- the TRMT13 gene encoding tRNA:m(4)X modification enzyme TRM13 homolog, giving the protein MAAQQPVPDPGSPLRGRCAYFVQRKNRFCKMIPAPGRRFCGEHGQQEKENDRKRIPCPLDPKHTVYEDQLQKHLKKCNSREKPKPVYFVQDINAGLKDAAEITEKQVPISSLSKEELENLIIKLQKASNGLELSLKEQVLSHQALQEALNDPKNGESAFKHLKQQASILGNMEKLHLLGPGRCFVEFGAGRGKLSHWVDVALQDADNVQFLLVERATTRFKVDGKHKRKDSVFERLQVDIQHLCLKKVPILEKKKLPVVGIGKHLCGAATDLALRCLVESYTACCDGADEEPAPKRTKSDEAEEASNSSSAKECNQDDCKPVAGIVIALCCHHKCDWTHYVGREFFRSVGLGPVEFHYFQRMSSWATCGMRETTAKASASEESEDQTNDTEEHDQTFSKTETASDTLQGMLTVEERKQIGHLCKLLIDQGRVEYLQQRGYKAALQYYTEAAVSLENVLLTAVPSSSLIPEPTT; this is encoded by the exons ATGGCGGCGCAGCAGCCGGTGCCGGACCCTGGCTCCCCTCTGCGAGGACGCTGTGCCTACTTCGTGCAAAGGAAGAACCGCTTCTGCAAGATGATCCCGGCTCCTGGGAGGCGCTTTTGTGGagagcatgggcagcaggag aaagaaaatgacagaaaaagaaTTCCATGCCCTCTTGATCCCAAACA CACTGTGTATGAAGACCAACTgcagaagcatttaaaaaaatgtaattcaaGAGAGAAGCCCAAACCA GTCTACTTTGTTCAAGATATCAATGCAGGTTTAAAAGATGCAgcagaaataacagaaaaacaA GTACCAATCTCTTCTCTGTccaaagaggagctggagaactTAATTATCAAGTTGCAAAAAGCAAGTAATG GCCTGGAACTCAGCCTGAAGGAACAAGTACTGTCCCACCAGGCCCTACAAGAAGCCTTAAATGACCCAAAGAATGGGGAATCTGCTTTCAAACACTTGAAGCAACAG GCTTCTATTTTAGGTAACATGGAAAAACTGCATTTACTTGGCCCAGGAAGATGCTTTgttgagtttggagctgggcgAGGAAAGCTCTCTCACTGGGTTGATGTTGCCTTACAGGATGCTGACAATGTTCAGTTTTTACTTGTGGAAAGGGCAACTACAAGATTTAAG GTGGATGGAAAACATAAAAGGAAAGATTCTGTGTTTGAAAGGCTTCAAGTTGACATTCAACATTTATGTTTGA AGAAGGTACctattctggagaagaaaaagctacCAGTGGTAGGAATTGGGAAGCATTTGTGTGGTGCTGCAACAG atcttGCTTTGAGATGCTTGGTTGAAAGTTATACAGCTTGCTGTGATGGAGCAGATGAAGAGCCTGCACCAAAACGCACTAAGAGTGATGAGGCAGAGGAGGCTTCTAATAGTTCTTCTGCTAAGGAATGCAATCAAGACGACTGTAAGCCTGTAGCTGGAATTGTTATTGCACTGTGTTGCCATCACAAGTGTGACTGGACACATTATGTAGGCAGAGAGTTCTTTAGATCAGTAGGACTTGGGCCAGTAGAATTCCATTATTTCCAGAGAATGAGCAGCTGGGCCACTTGTGGCATGCGAGAAACCACAGCCAAAGCCTCTGCAAGCGAAGAAAGTGAAGACCAAACTAATGACACAGAAGAACATGACCAAACATTCAGCAAGACAGAGACTGCTTCTGACACTTTGCAAGg GATGCTTACTGTTGAAGAACGAAAGCAAATAGGCCACCTCTGCAAGCTGCTGATTGACCAGGGGCGGGTCGAATACTTACAACAACGAGGGTACAAAGCTGCACTACAGTATTACACAGAGGCTGCTGTGTCCTTGGAGAATGTCCTCCTGACAGCTGTCCCAAGTTCATCTTTGATACCAGAGCCAACTACATGA